Proteins from a genomic interval of Phocoena phocoena chromosome 20, mPhoPho1.1, whole genome shotgun sequence:
- the RGS9BP gene encoding regulator of G-protein signaling 9-binding protein: protein MAKEECKALLDALNKATACYHHLVLTIGGSADSQNLREELQKTRQKAQELAVVIRARLTAPLRDRGLGAEERAEFERLWVAFSGCLDLLEADMRRALTLGTEFPLNKPLRPLVRTGVEGGAANVAARALSARSLRHEAERGFDVEDLHQLEREILQVGEMIHDMEMKVNVPRWTVQARQAAGAELLARPSAGVSSMRGVSVEQRTGPCDLSKALAATIFSAVLLAAVALAVCVAKLS, encoded by the coding sequence ATGGCGAAGGAGGAGTGCAAGGCACTACTGGACGCGCTCAATAAGGCGACTGCATGCTACCACCACCTGGTACTGACCATCGGCGGCTCCGCGGACTCGCAGAACCTGCGAGAGGAGCTGCAGAAGACGCGCCAGAAGGCGCAAGAGCTGGCGGTGGTCATCCGCGCCCGACTGACCGCTCCGCTGCGCGACCGGGGCCTGGGCGCTGAGGAACGTGCCGAGTTCGAGCGCCTCTGGGTGGCCTTCTCTGGCTGCCTGGACCTGCTGGAAGCGGACATGCGGCGTGCGCTGACCTTGGGCACCGAGTTCCCGCTGAATAAGCCGCTGCGGCCGCTCGTGCGTACCGGGGTGGAAGGCGGCGCAGCGAACGTAGCGGCGCGCGCCCTGAGCGCCCGCAGCCTGCGGCACGAGGCGGAGCGCGGCTTCGACGTGGAAGACCTTCACCAGCTGGAGCGGGAGATCCTTCAGGTGGGCGAGATGATCCACGACATGGAGATGAAGGTCAACGTGCCCCGCTGGACGGTGCAGGCCCGGCAGGCGGCAGGCGCCGAGCTCCTGGCCAGGCCCAGCGCCGGCGTCTCCTCGATGCGCGGTGTGTCCGTAGAGCAGCGCACGGGGCCCTGCGACCTGAGCAAGGCCCTGGCCGCCACCATCTTCAGCGCCGTGCTGCTGGCGGCTGTGGCCTTGGCCGTGTGTGTGGCGAAGCTGAGTTGA